One segment of Anser cygnoides isolate HZ-2024a breed goose chromosome 5, Taihu_goose_T2T_genome, whole genome shotgun sequence DNA contains the following:
- the BBOF1 gene encoding basal body-orientation factor 1 isoform X2, which translates to MLGCCTATRLPEARRLNPSSLTKRSGSGAVTVTNHLRTARRDPVRPPHPTPIEKLRKELVDLKQQAQEENKKLADYYAQKIKELEEKFHKKVGEIGQIQSELKLIKEFHGEKAAMEKELEDLKKSMKISDRRHQEALVRLEKRFLEEKKRLEEDAEKKLVMMTETAQREAILQLNSTGREVFKENIRLRGAFSYNLKENMELQKTKQKLEEDNTLLLLEKETSEGLIRKKIRQINHQKAQIRDLQCKVERLEMALSHMTREFETETKKTQHQALIENQASMVEIKKLQQLLEMKDQEMNRVKKLARNILNERTEVERFFLDALEHVKQEIIASRKHYYEKARAAYYRKMMEACAGTEEFPKVKTFKGSINSTNSVYRDLEEAEKCYWNKVQFEKVDISELTWEQKERVLRLLFAKMNGANPWKHSRVLATSAPAPADAKEESKVGTENISSNLIFVTQQAELSESSSSAVILPRIQMLTE; encoded by the exons ATGCTCGGGTGCTGCACAGCGACGAGACTGCCAGAGGCAAGACGCCTAAACCCAAGCTCCTTAACCAAGAGAAGTGGCAGCGGTGCCGTAACAGTAACAAACCACCTCAGGACCGCACGCCGCGACCCGGTGCGGCCACCACACCCCACCCCG ATCGAGAAACTGAGGAAGGAGCTGGTTGATTTGAAACAGCAAGCACAAGAAGAGAACAAGAAACTG GCAGACTATTATgcccaaaaaataaaagaactggAAGAGAAATTTCATAAAAAAGTTGGAGAAATTGGCCAAATTCAATCAGAACTGAAATTAATAAAGGAATTTCACGGGGAGAAAGCGGCTATGGAGAAAGAACTGGAAGAT TTAAAAAAGAGCATGAAGATCTCAGACAGGAGACATCAGGAAGCGCTTGTGAGACTGGAGAAGAGGTTCCTTGAAGAGAAG aaAAGACTGGAAGAAGATGCTGAGAAGAAGTTGGTAATGATGACAGAGACTGCCCAGCGTGAGGCTATTTT GCAGCTGAACAGCACTGGGAGAGAGGTGTTTAAGGAGAACATTCGTCTTCGTGGTGCTTTCTCTTACAATCTGAAAGAGAATATGGaattgcagaaaacaaaacagaagttagAGGAGGACAACACTCTTCTGTTACTGGAGAAG GAAACCAGCGAGGGTTTGATTCGAAAAAAGATCCGACAGATCAACCATCAGAAAGCACAGATTAGAGATCTGCAGTGTAAAGTGGAAAGACTGGAGATGGCCTTATCTCACATGACCAGAGAATTTGAGACAGAGACtaaaaaaacacagcatcaaGCACTGATAGAAAACCAGGCAAGCATGGTGGAGATCAAGAAACTGCAGCAACTACTAGAAATGAAGGACCAGGAGATGAATCGAGTGAAGAAACTAGCCCGGAATATCTTAAATGAGAGGACTGAGGTGGAAAGGTTCTTCCTAGATGCTCTGGAACATGTGAAGCAGGAGATCATAGCCAGTAGAAAGCACTATTATGAAAAAGCACGGGCTGCCtattacagaaaaatgatgGAGGCATGTGCAGGGACCGAAGAATTTCCCAAAGTCAAAACATTCAAAGGCAGCATAAACAGCACAAACAGTGTGTATAGAGACCTagaggaagcagagaaatgCTACTg gaATAAAGTACAGTTTGAAAAAGTGGATATCAGTGAGTTGACATGGGAACAAAAAGAACGTGTTCTGAGATTACTTTTTGCCAAAATGAATGGTGCAAATCCATG GAAACACAGCAGAGTTCTGGCTActtcagctccagctcctgctgatgctaaagaagaaagtaaagTTGG cacagaaaatatttcttccaacCTAATATTTGTTACACAGCAAGCTGAATTATCAGAGTCATCATCTTCTGCGGTAATCCTTCCACGTATTCAGATGTTAACAGAGTAA
- the BBOF1 gene encoding basal body-orientation factor 1 isoform X1, producing the protein MAAGRPAPSPSGSSCSRASAAAAGEREEEAAAAAAGALPWEVRLAAAEASRAEYRAASRLLARSNAELLWRQRRLEKEAMAAQGGLARQGQEKAQEIEKLRKELVDLKQQAQEENKKLADYYAQKIKELEEKFHKKVGEIGQIQSELKLIKEFHGEKAAMEKELEDLKKSMKISDRRHQEALVRLEKRFLEEKKRLEEDAEKKLVMMTETAQREAILQLNSTGREVFKENIRLRGAFSYNLKENMELQKTKQKLEEDNTLLLLEKETSEGLIRKKIRQINHQKAQIRDLQCKVERLEMALSHMTREFETETKKTQHQALIENQASMVEIKKLQQLLEMKDQEMNRVKKLARNILNERTEVERFFLDALEHVKQEIIASRKHYYEKARAAYYRKMMEACAGTEEFPKVKTFKGSINSTNSVYRDLEEAEKCYWNKVQFEKVDISELTWEQKERVLRLLFAKMNGANPWKHSRVLATSAPAPADAKEESKVGTENISSNLIFVTQQAELSESSSSAVILPRIQMLTE; encoded by the exons ATGGCGGCCGGGCGGCCGGCGCCGAGCCCGAGCGGCTCGTCCTGCTCCCGAGCCTCggctgcggcggccggggagcgggaggaggaggcggccgccgccgccgccggggcgtTGCCGTGGGAGGTTCGGCTGGCGGCCGCCGAGGCGTCCCGGGCTGAATACCGCGCGGCGTCCCGCCTGCTGGCCAGGAGCAACGCGGAGCTGCTGTGGCGGCAGCGGCGCCTGGAGAAGGAGGCGATGGCCGCGCAAGGCGGCCTGGCCAGGCAGGGCCAGGAGAAGGCGCAGGAG ATCGAGAAACTGAGGAAGGAGCTGGTTGATTTGAAACAGCAAGCACAAGAAGAGAACAAGAAACTG GCAGACTATTATgcccaaaaaataaaagaactggAAGAGAAATTTCATAAAAAAGTTGGAGAAATTGGCCAAATTCAATCAGAACTGAAATTAATAAAGGAATTTCACGGGGAGAAAGCGGCTATGGAGAAAGAACTGGAAGAT TTAAAAAAGAGCATGAAGATCTCAGACAGGAGACATCAGGAAGCGCTTGTGAGACTGGAGAAGAGGTTCCTTGAAGAGAAG aaAAGACTGGAAGAAGATGCTGAGAAGAAGTTGGTAATGATGACAGAGACTGCCCAGCGTGAGGCTATTTT GCAGCTGAACAGCACTGGGAGAGAGGTGTTTAAGGAGAACATTCGTCTTCGTGGTGCTTTCTCTTACAATCTGAAAGAGAATATGGaattgcagaaaacaaaacagaagttagAGGAGGACAACACTCTTCTGTTACTGGAGAAG GAAACCAGCGAGGGTTTGATTCGAAAAAAGATCCGACAGATCAACCATCAGAAAGCACAGATTAGAGATCTGCAGTGTAAAGTGGAAAGACTGGAGATGGCCTTATCTCACATGACCAGAGAATTTGAGACAGAGACtaaaaaaacacagcatcaaGCACTGATAGAAAACCAGGCAAGCATGGTGGAGATCAAGAAACTGCAGCAACTACTAGAAATGAAGGACCAGGAGATGAATCGAGTGAAGAAACTAGCCCGGAATATCTTAAATGAGAGGACTGAGGTGGAAAGGTTCTTCCTAGATGCTCTGGAACATGTGAAGCAGGAGATCATAGCCAGTAGAAAGCACTATTATGAAAAAGCACGGGCTGCCtattacagaaaaatgatgGAGGCATGTGCAGGGACCGAAGAATTTCCCAAAGTCAAAACATTCAAAGGCAGCATAAACAGCACAAACAGTGTGTATAGAGACCTagaggaagcagagaaatgCTACTg gaATAAAGTACAGTTTGAAAAAGTGGATATCAGTGAGTTGACATGGGAACAAAAAGAACGTGTTCTGAGATTACTTTTTGCCAAAATGAATGGTGCAAATCCATG GAAACACAGCAGAGTTCTGGCTActtcagctccagctcctgctgatgctaaagaagaaagtaaagTTGG cacagaaaatatttcttccaacCTAATATTTGTTACACAGCAAGCTGAATTATCAGAGTCATCATCTTCTGCGGTAATCCTTCCACGTATTCAGATGTTAACAGAGTAA